The window CTTATAATCTATCAGACTACCACCATAATATAAAGAGCAGCATTCTAGACTAAAAAAAGTACTCAGTATTATAGAAATAACTGTGCGTATTTTTGCATTTGAAATAAGAAATAAAATAGCACTGCAAAAAAACAGCAGAATTATTATTTGAATAAAATCGAACATTTATATATTTATTTTTGATTAGATAATTTAGTACTATACGTATTTTAGAAGTTAAGAACCTTTGTTTTTGCAGCTTCAAACTCCTGCATCATATCTTCCACAATTTGCGCTGTTGTTTTAATATCATGAATCAATCCTGCTATTTGTCCGATTTCTAATTCGCCATCTTCTAAATCTCCTTCAAACATACCTCTTTTTGCTCTTGCTCTACCTAGTAATTCTTTAAGTTGTTCTGGAGTTGGAGATGTTTTATAAAGTTCTTGAAGCTCATTATAAAACTTATTTTTAATCAATCTAACTGGAGCGAGTTCTTTTAATGTAAGTTGTGTATCGCCTTCCTTCGCATTCACCACTACTTTTTTAAATGCTTGATGTGCTGAGCTTTCTACGCTAGCAACAAATCGACTCCCAACTTGAACCGCATCTGCACCTAAAACCATTGCCGCTAACATGGCTTGTCCGGTGGCAATTCCACCTGCAGCTATTAATGGTATTTGTAATTGCTCTTTCACCATTGGTATTAAGGTAAGCGTTGTTGTTTCGTCTCTACCATTATGTCCTCCAGCCTCAAAACCTTCTGCTACAATAGCATCTACTCCAGCATCTTGTGCTTTTAATGCAAACTTAACACTACTTACAACGTGCACAACTGTTATTCCTTTTTCTTGTAACCATTTGGTCCATGTTTTCGGATTTCCTGCAGAAGTAAATACAACCTTTACACCTTCCTCCACAATAATATTCATGATCTCCTCTACGTTAGGATATAACATTGGAACGTTTACACCAAAAGGCTTATCTGTTGCTTTTTTACATTTCTGAATATGCTCTCTTAACACATCTGGATACATACTTCCTGCTCCAATTAATCCTAAAATTCCAGAATTACTTGCTGCTGATGCTAATTTCCATCCAGAATTCCAGATCATTCCTGCTTGAATTATAGGGTGTTTTATATGGAATAACTGTGTGATTCTATTTGCCATAAAAGTTTGTTTTTTAAAATGGTAATTTAAGAATTTGATTACACTCTACCAATAGAAACATGCACGATGAAATATTAGTTTACATTTTATTACTTTTAATCTTTTGATATAAAAAAGCCTTTCTTCCATTAAAAAAAAGGCTTAAAATATTTACATGCATTTATTTAGGAAATAACTCCAGAACCTAAAAGCTCATCACCATGATACCAAGCTACAAACTGTCCTTCCTGAATTGCAGATTGCGGTTCTTCAAATTCTACATACATTCCAGAATCTACTTGGTGTAAAGTAGCTTTTTGTAAATCTTGACGGTATCTAATTCTAGCCAACACTTCCATGCTTTCATCTACTTGCAGTGCTAAATCTTCACGCACCCAATGTATTTCTTCGTTAGACACAAAAAGTGCTCTTTTATATAAACCAGGGTGATTTTTACCTTGTCCTGTATAAATAACATTATCATTAACATCGGTATCAATAACAAATAGAGGTTCTACAGTACCACCAACGGCAAGTCCTTTACGTTGTCCTTTAGTAAAATAATGTGCTCCTTGATGCTTACCTACCACCTTACCATCTGCAACTTTAAAATCTGCTTTTTCAGATAAATATACCAACTCTTCCTTTTTATTAGAAAAACTTGGTGCTACTTTATGAAAAGAAGCATTGCTTTCTGGTATTTCTACAATTACCCCTTCTTTAGGTTTTAATTGTTGTTGTAAAAACTCTGGAAGACGTACTTTACCAATAAAACATAAACCTTGAGAATCTTTTTTATCTGCTGTTATTAAATCTAATTTTGCAGCAATTTCTCTAACTTCTGGTTTTTTTAATTCGCCAATAGGAAATAATGCTTTTGCTAATTGGTTTTGTGACAACTGACATAAAAAATACGATTGATCTTTATTGTCATCTGCTCCAGCAAGCAATTGAAAGGTTTCTTTTCCGTTAGTATTTATAGTTCCCTTTCTACAATAATGCCCTGTTGCAACATAATCTGCACCAAGCTCTAGAGCAATTTTCATAAAGACATCAAACTTGATTTCTCTATTACAAAGTACATCTGGATTTGGTGTTCTTCCTTTTTCATATTCATGAAACATATAGTCTACAATACGCTCCTTGTACTGCTCACTTAAATCTACTGTTTGAAAAGGAATCCCTAATTTATCTGCAACAAGCATGGCATCATTACTATCATCTAACCAAGGACATTCGTTAGAAATAGTTACCGTATCATCATGCCAGTTTTTCATAAACAAGCCAATTACTTCATAACCTTGCTCTTTTAATAAATAAGCAGCAACGCTTGAATCTACTCCTCCTGAAAGTCCTACTATTACTCTTTTCATGCTACAAAATTACGAATAAAAAAAATTGAATGGTATTAAAACATATTATAATGCTTTGTTAAAAAAACATACCGTTAGTCGAAAAAATAAATTATTACTCTCTTAAAACTAAAAAAATATTAATTTAGCCTCACTATTTAGGTAACACTTTTCATTTAGATTGATTAATAGCTTATTCATAATAAAATGACTACCTAAAAAAAAAGCTCCTTACGCAAGTAAGGAGCTTATATTTTACACCTAATTGTAATTATTTTTTATACGGATTATTACTCTTTCTAGTAAAATCTTTTTCTTTTACAAGCTTACCATTTTCGTAGTATTTCCAAACACCATGTTTTCTGTCTCTTTGGTATTGCCCTTGTAAGACCATAACACCCGCTTTATCATAAAACGTTGCTGGACCATGTAATTCTCCAGTATCATAAACATACTCTTTTACCACAATACTTTTTTCAGTATACCAAATAGAAGGACCATGAAGCTTCCCATTTACGTAGGTTTCTGTTTGGGCTAAAACACCATCATCATAATACACAAAACGTTGGCCATGCAATTCCCCTTTATCATTGTAAGTGTCTTTACTTAATATGCTTTTTGTTTTATTTTGATAGTACGTCCAAGTCCCAATGTATAATTTTCCATTCATTTGGCCTTCGCTAATTAATTTTCCTGTAGAAGCATAAAAGGACACTTCTGCAATATTATTATCCTTATTGAATTGCTTATTGGCCGCCAAAACAGCTTTACCATTTACATTTTTATAAAACCTAAATACACCAATTTCTTTACCATGAAAAAATTCTCCTTGATAGCGTAAAACATCTGTATTTTCATAATTCTTTTTCCAAACACCATGTCTTTCACCTTGGGCATCTAATTGATTTACATCTTGCGCTGAAGCAATAATTGAAAGTAAAAAAACAAAAAGGAATAGTATATTTTTCATATTTAAAATAACGTTAGTATATAATTAAAATTGTTAGAACAACCATCTAATCAATAAACTGTTATAGCAAAAAAGCTGCCAAAGTTTTAAAAACATATGGCAGCTTTTTTTATTTTATTAGAAGTTTATCTTACTTCTTATTTTTCGCTTGTTTTTGTTTCTCTGCCTCTTCCATCATTTGAGACATCTTTTTAGCAAATTTACCCTGTTTTTTAGGTTTCGCTTTACTTATTTGAATTTTAGCATGGATTTTATCTTCATCCAAAATGTAATTCTTAATAACAAGCATAATCCCAATACTAATCACATTAGAAATAAAGTAATATAAACTTAATCCAGACGCATAATTATTAAAGAAAAATAACATCATTAATGGAGAGAAGTAAATCATATACTTCATCATTTTCTGCATATCAGGCATACCTTCTTGTGCAGGTTGTGTAGCCATTTGTTGTCCTGTAGTCATTTTCATATAAAAGAAAATAGCGATCGATGCCAATATTGGAAATAAACTTACGTGATCTCCATAGAAAGGAATATGGAATGGAAGCTCTGCAACCACATCATAAGAAGATAAATCGTCTGCCCAAAGGAAACTCTTCTGTCTTAAATCGAATGCAGAAGGGAAAAATTGAAACAGTGCATAAAACACAGGAAGCTGGATTAAAGCTGGTAAACATCCGCTTAAAGGACTTGCTCCTGCTTTTGTTTGCAACGCCATGGTTTCTTGTTGGATTTTCATTTTGTTGTCTTTGTACTTTTCTTTAATCGCATCTAATTCTGGCTTAATAATTTTAAGCTTTGCTTGCGATAAAAATTGTTTGTACTGTACAAAAGATAGTAATAATTTAATTAAAACCGTCATTACAACAATAGCGATTCCGTAAGGTAAATAGGAACTAAGGAATGAGAATAATGGTACAAAAAGGAAACGGTTAATCCATCCAAAAATACCCCATCCAAAAGGAATACTATCATCTAAACCAATATCGTACTTTTTTAGAACCTTGTTATCTGTTGGTCCGAAATAAAATCGTAAAGGTTGATTAAACTCTCCTGCTTGTAACTCTAACGGTATTTTTGTAGTAAATATTTTAGTAGAAACAGTGTCTATTTCTTCATCTAAAACTAAATTTTTAGACGTTATTATTACATCTTTTAAAGGTTTATCGGAAACTAAGATAGAACTAAAAAAGTGTTGTCTGTAAGATAGCCAGTTTACGTCTTCAAGAATCTCTTCATCATCACCAGAAGGACTTAACTTATCAATTTTATCTTCTTCGTGTTGGTATGTTAAACGCGTATATCTGTTTTCGTAAGCAATACTTTTATCGTGTCTGAACGTTTTCAGTTTCCAGTCTAAATTAATTTTTTGCGAACCATTTACCACGTTACTTAACCCTTGTGATCTAATAGTAAAATTCACCATATAATCATTAGGTACTAGCTCATATCTGTATTCTAAAAATTGTGTTGGAGACACTTTTAGTTTCATAGAAACTACTGTGTTTTCTCCTTTTTTAGTAACTGTTGGTTCAAAAAATAGATCTTGTGTATTTAAATTTCTATTATCTGAAGTATTAAAACTAATATTAAAAGCAGTATTGTTATCTTTTACTAAATAAATAGGAATAGAATCGTAATCTACAAAAGGTAATAATTTAACCTCACTAAGATAACCACCTTTATTACTAAACTTTAAAGAAAGCACTCCATTCTCTACCAATGTTTCTTTATTGGTAGCGGAAGGCAAAGTAGACGAATAAGCAAAAGCACCTAATTTATTGTTTAGTGCTACTAATTGCGTAGAGTCTGTAACGGTTGCTGCAGAATAATCGTTAGCAGTAGTAACCAAAACATCTTCTGGTGTTTCTGCTTGTTGTTCTGCTTCCACTTGCTCTTGTTTTGCTTTTTCTTGCGCTTCAAGTTCTTCTGGAGTTGGTTGGTTCATGTACATCATGTACACTAAAATTCCGAATATTAGGATGAATCCAATTATCGAATTAAGGTCTAGTTTTTTTTCTTCCATATTATATTAATTAAGACTAGCATGTTTTAAAACTTTTCTAGTCTAGAAAGTGAATTACTCAAAAAGCAATCCATTCTTACATTTGTGTCATAGTGACACTTTACTTATTTTTTTTATGTTTTAATGCCGCTTTTACAAATGCTACAAATAAAGGGTGCGGATTAGAAACAGTACTTTTATATTCTGGATGATATTGTACACCAACAAACCAAGGATGTTCTGGTATTTCCACAATTTCTACCAAACCGGTTTCTGGGTTTAATCCGGTGGCTATCATTCCTGCAGCCTCAATTTGTTCTTTATATTTACTGTTAAATTCGTAACGATGTCTATGTCTTTCTTTTATTGCTTCGGTTTTATACACTTTAGCAACAATGCTATCTTTTTTAAGATTGCAAGACCAAGCACCTAAACGCATGGTTCCTCCTTTATCTGTAATGGTTTTTTGTTCTTCCATTAAACTAATAACTGGGTTTTTAGTTTCTGGATCCATTTCAAAAGAATTTGCATCTTCTAACTTTAGAACATTTCTAGCAAATTCTATAACTGCCATTTGCATACCTAAACAAATACCAAAGAAAGGAATATTGTTTTCACGTACATATTTTACGGCTTCTATTTTACCATCAATACCACGTTCTCCAAATCCTGGAGCAACTAAAACACCATCTAAATGTGATAGCATTACTTTAACATTGTCCTTATTTAAATACTCCGAATGAACAGACTCAATATTTACTTTTACTTCGTTTTCTGCTCCTGCGTGAATAAAGGATTCTAAAATAGATTTATACGAATCTTGCAATTCTACATACTTACCAATTAAACCAATAGTTACTTCGGTTTTTGGGTTTTTATGTCTTGTTAAAAATTTATTCCATTGGGTTAAGTCTGGCGTATGACTTTCTAAAGCTAGTTTCTTTAAAACTACTTTATCTAATCCTTGTTCCAGCATTAAATTTGGTACATCATAAATAGTAGAAGCATCAATAGATTGAATAACCGCTTCTTCTCTTACGTTACAAAATTTAGCTAGTTTTTTGCGTAACTCATTTGGTAGTTCGTGTTCTGTTCTGCAAACAAGAATGTCTGCCATAACACCACTTTCCATTAATGTTTTTACGCTATGTTGGGTTGGTTTTGTTTTTAATTCGCCAGCAGCAGATAAATAAGGCACCAATGTTAAATGAATAACAATAGCATTATTATCTCCTAAATCCCATTTTAGTTGGCGCACAGCTTCTATGTAAGGAAGCGATTCTATATCACCAACAGTTCCTCCTATTTCTGTAATTACTACATCGTAATCACCAGAATTTCCTAGAATTTGGATTCTATTTTTTATCTCGTCTGTAATATGTGGAATTACCTGAACCGTTTTCCCTAAAAACTCACCACGACGTTCTTTTTCTATTACACTTTGGTAAATACGTCCTGTAGTCACATTATTTGCTTGACTAGTTGGTACGTTTAAAAAACGTTCGTAATGCCCTAAATCTAAATCGGTTTCTGCGCCATCATCTGTAACATAACATTCGCCATGCTCATACGGATTTAACGTTCCTGGATCTACGTTGATATAAGGATCTAATTTTTGGATTGTTGTTCTGTAACCTTGTACTTGAAGTAGTTTCGCTAAGGATGCAGCAATAATCCCTTTTCCAAGGGAAGATGTTACTCCTCCTGTTACAAATATGTATTTTGTTGTAGTTGTCATGTTGCGCTGTTAAACGCGAGCAAATTTACAATTTTAAGTTTGAAAATTTACGGGTTTGCTGTTTTATTTTTAAGACGAATTTCTAAATCGTTTTGAGCGTTTTTAGACTTGACTTTGCCACTGAAATACGCTAAGCTTAACATTTTTAGAAGAGATAATTATATATAACATTAACCTATGAAAATCATAACAGTAATTAGTTGTGACGTTATTGGGTTTACCTTAACCTTCAAACGACAAGGAAAAGCGAATACACCAACTATTCTTTTAGCAGAGTCACAATTGTATCTACCTAATTTATTCCATCGATTTATTGCAAACGAAGGGAACTTTGAAGAAAATAAAATCAGCAATATTAAAGACACAACTTCTTTAAACCCATTAGCAATTAACTATAAATAACTCGTTTCGAAACAATTATGAAATTACAAAGATTTACATCCTATACGAGAACAAATACTACATGGCAAAAAAAAAGGATATTTCTTCTTTTGCTAATTCCGTAAAAAAAATACTAAATTAGTTTCACTCTTGATATGATTTACTAAACAGATACACCAAATTATCATTGTGTCCATAAATTCAAAAAAAAATGAATTACTATTCTCCAAAGAACGCATCCTTTATGCTACCATTTCAGTTTAACACTTCGCTACTTAAGGCAGATCTAGAAAAGTGCATGAAATTTGATTTTCTAAAAAACTATATCCCAGAAAACTACAACGGTGAAAATTATATTTTGCCCCTTCGTTCCATGGAAGGAAAATTAAATAGGATAGCAGCAATCCCTGGTAATATTGAAAAATATAAGGATACAATTGCCCTAAAAGAATGTTCCTATTTTCAAGAAGTAATAGCTACTTTTTTATGCAAAAAAGAAACTATTCGACTAATGAATATTCCTCCAGGCGGACTTATTAAGACACACATTGATCATGAGAGTGGTTATGAGGACGGCTTTTTCCGCATACATATTC is drawn from Lacinutrix sp. WUR7 and contains these coding sequences:
- a CDS encoding nitronate monooxygenase family protein: MANRITQLFHIKHPIIQAGMIWNSGWKLASAASNSGILGLIGAGSMYPDVLREHIQKCKKATDKPFGVNVPMLYPNVEEIMNIIVEEGVKVVFTSAGNPKTWTKWLQEKGITVVHVVSSVKFALKAQDAGVDAIVAEGFEAGGHNGRDETTTLTLIPMVKEQLQIPLIAAGGIATGQAMLAAMVLGADAVQVGSRFVASVESSAHQAFKKVVVNAKEGDTQLTLKELAPVRLIKNKFYNELQELYKTSPTPEQLKELLGRARAKRGMFEGDLEDGELEIGQIAGLIHDIKTTAQIVEDMMQEFEAAKTKVLNF
- the mnmA gene encoding tRNA 2-thiouridine(34) synthase MnmA: MKRVIVGLSGGVDSSVAAYLLKEQGYEVIGLFMKNWHDDTVTISNECPWLDDSNDAMLVADKLGIPFQTVDLSEQYKERIVDYMFHEYEKGRTPNPDVLCNREIKFDVFMKIALELGADYVATGHYCRKGTINTNGKETFQLLAGADDNKDQSYFLCQLSQNQLAKALFPIGELKKPEVREIAAKLDLITADKKDSQGLCFIGKVRLPEFLQQQLKPKEGVIVEIPESNASFHKVAPSFSNKKEELVYLSEKADFKVADGKVVGKHQGAHYFTKGQRKGLAVGGTVEPLFVIDTDVNDNVIYTGQGKNHPGLYKRALFVSNEEIHWVREDLALQVDESMEVLARIRYRQDLQKATLHQVDSGMYVEFEEPQSAIQEGQFVAWYHGDELLGSGVIS
- a CDS encoding toxin-antitoxin system YwqK family antitoxin; protein product: MKNILFLFVFLLSIIASAQDVNQLDAQGERHGVWKKNYENTDVLRYQGEFFHGKEIGVFRFYKNVNGKAVLAANKQFNKDNNIAEVSFYASTGKLISEGQMNGKLYIGTWTYYQNKTKSILSKDTYNDKGELHGQRFVYYDDGVLAQTETYVNGKLHGPSIWYTEKSIVVKEYVYDTGELHGPATFYDKAGVMVLQGQYQRDRKHGVWKYYENGKLVKEKDFTRKSNNPYKK
- the yidC gene encoding membrane protein insertase YidC translates to MEEKKLDLNSIIGFILIFGILVYMMYMNQPTPEELEAQEKAKQEQVEAEQQAETPEDVLVTTANDYSAATVTDSTQLVALNNKLGAFAYSSTLPSATNKETLVENGVLSLKFSNKGGYLSEVKLLPFVDYDSIPIYLVKDNNTAFNISFNTSDNRNLNTQDLFFEPTVTKKGENTVVSMKLKVSPTQFLEYRYELVPNDYMVNFTIRSQGLSNVVNGSQKINLDWKLKTFRHDKSIAYENRYTRLTYQHEEDKIDKLSPSGDDEEILEDVNWLSYRQHFFSSILVSDKPLKDVIITSKNLVLDEEIDTVSTKIFTTKIPLELQAGEFNQPLRFYFGPTDNKVLKKYDIGLDDSIPFGWGIFGWINRFLFVPLFSFLSSYLPYGIAIVVMTVLIKLLLSFVQYKQFLSQAKLKIIKPELDAIKEKYKDNKMKIQQETMALQTKAGASPLSGCLPALIQLPVFYALFQFFPSAFDLRQKSFLWADDLSSYDVVAELPFHIPFYGDHVSLFPILASIAIFFYMKMTTGQQMATQPAQEGMPDMQKMMKYMIYFSPLMMLFFFNNYASGLSLYYFISNVISIGIMLVIKNYILDEDKIHAKIQISKAKPKKQGKFAKKMSQMMEEAEKQKQAKNKK
- a CDS encoding CTP synthase, which codes for MTTTTKYIFVTGGVTSSLGKGIIAASLAKLLQVQGYRTTIQKLDPYINVDPGTLNPYEHGECYVTDDGAETDLDLGHYERFLNVPTSQANNVTTGRIYQSVIEKERRGEFLGKTVQVIPHITDEIKNRIQILGNSGDYDVVITEIGGTVGDIESLPYIEAVRQLKWDLGDNNAIVIHLTLVPYLSAAGELKTKPTQHSVKTLMESGVMADILVCRTEHELPNELRKKLAKFCNVREEAVIQSIDASTIYDVPNLMLEQGLDKVVLKKLALESHTPDLTQWNKFLTRHKNPKTEVTIGLIGKYVELQDSYKSILESFIHAGAENEVKVNIESVHSEYLNKDNVKVMLSHLDGVLVAPGFGERGIDGKIEAVKYVRENNIPFFGICLGMQMAVIEFARNVLKLEDANSFEMDPETKNPVISLMEEQKTITDKGGTMRLGAWSCNLKKDSIVAKVYKTEAIKERHRHRYEFNSKYKEQIEAAGMIATGLNPETGLVEIVEIPEHPWFVGVQYHPEYKSTVSNPHPLFVAFVKAALKHKKNK